From Trueperella pecoris, a single genomic window includes:
- the glgB gene encoding 1,4-alpha-glucan branching protein GlgB yields MTEPVPMSVNHDVLDAVSNGAYHSPHDVLGPHSDGTNVTIRVSRQLADTVTIVTPDAEYPAVHEWNGVWVAVLPGQEIPTYQVRATYGDFEATTDDGYRFLPTIGEVDRYLFSEGRHEQLWKALGAHVRSYDTPMGVVEGTSFTVWAPNARAVRVIGDFNSWSGISSTMRTMGTSGIWELFIPGAQDGHRYKYEIQYADGSWHQKADPMTRRTEAPPSTASIITKSHFEWDDEEWMDKRAGTDPHSGPVSVYELHLGSWRNGLSYREAAEQLIGHVKYMGFTHVEFMPLAEHPFGPSWGYQVTSYYAPTARFGTPDDLRYLINELHKAGIGVIMDWVPAHFPKDEWALARFDGTPLYEDPNPLRGEQPDWGTYVFNFGRREVRNFLVANALFWMEEFHVDGLRVDAVASMLYLDYSRQEGQWQPNIYGGRENLEAISFIQEANATAYRNHPGIMMIAEESTSWGGVTGMTENGGLGYGLKWNMGWMNDTLRYMEEKPVNRKWHHGELTFSLVYAFSEHFLLPLSHDEVVHGKGSLYSKMPGDHWQKLAGVRLLLAYQWSHPGKKLLFMGQEFAQIDEWNSGKGLDWWLTDNPGHDGVMTCVKRLNEIYTEHPALWSDDFTNHGFEWLEVNDSDHNVLAYLRKSADGEDMVAAICNFSGIPHNDYRIGLPTAGVWEEVLNTDAVEYGGSGVGNLGQVQTEAVEWAGRAQSAIMQLPPYGVVYLTPQK; encoded by the coding sequence ATGACTGAACCCGTACCGATGTCTGTCAATCACGACGTACTAGATGCCGTGTCCAATGGCGCATACCATTCCCCACACGATGTCCTAGGCCCCCACAGCGATGGCACGAACGTCACTATTCGTGTCAGCCGCCAGCTAGCCGACACGGTCACGATCGTGACCCCCGACGCCGAATACCCCGCGGTTCACGAATGGAACGGCGTGTGGGTGGCAGTCCTTCCCGGCCAAGAGATTCCGACCTACCAGGTGCGCGCCACCTACGGTGATTTCGAGGCGACGACCGACGACGGCTACCGTTTTCTTCCCACGATCGGTGAAGTCGATCGCTACCTCTTCTCCGAGGGACGCCATGAGCAGCTGTGGAAGGCGCTGGGCGCACATGTGCGCAGCTACGATACTCCGATGGGCGTCGTCGAGGGCACCAGCTTCACGGTGTGGGCACCCAACGCTCGAGCCGTGCGTGTGATCGGAGACTTTAATTCGTGGAGCGGCATCTCCTCCACGATGCGCACCATGGGTACCTCCGGCATCTGGGAGCTGTTCATCCCAGGAGCCCAGGACGGGCATCGCTACAAGTACGAGATCCAGTACGCGGACGGCAGCTGGCACCAAAAGGCCGATCCGATGACGCGGCGCACGGAGGCTCCGCCGTCGACAGCCTCCATCATCACCAAGTCTCACTTCGAATGGGACGACGAGGAGTGGATGGACAAGCGTGCTGGGACCGATCCACACTCCGGCCCGGTGTCCGTCTACGAGCTTCACCTCGGCTCGTGGCGCAACGGGCTGTCCTACCGCGAGGCGGCCGAGCAGCTCATCGGGCACGTGAAGTACATGGGATTCACCCACGTGGAGTTCATGCCGCTGGCCGAGCACCCCTTCGGGCCCTCGTGGGGCTACCAAGTCACCTCATACTACGCACCCACCGCCCGCTTCGGCACACCGGACGATCTGCGCTACCTCATCAACGAGCTTCACAAGGCTGGCATCGGCGTCATCATGGACTGGGTTCCGGCCCACTTCCCCAAGGACGAATGGGCGTTGGCTCGTTTCGATGGTACTCCGCTCTACGAAGATCCCAATCCGTTGCGCGGCGAACAGCCGGACTGGGGAACATACGTGTTCAACTTCGGCCGTCGCGAGGTGCGCAACTTTCTCGTCGCCAACGCCTTGTTCTGGATGGAAGAGTTCCACGTGGACGGCCTGCGCGTGGACGCCGTCGCATCCATGCTTTACCTCGACTACTCACGTCAGGAAGGCCAGTGGCAGCCCAACATCTACGGTGGGCGCGAGAACCTGGAGGCCATCTCCTTCATCCAAGAGGCCAACGCCACGGCGTACCGCAACCACCCCGGCATCATGATGATCGCTGAGGAGTCCACCTCCTGGGGCGGCGTGACTGGCATGACCGAGAACGGTGGCCTCGGCTACGGTCTGAAGTGGAACATGGGGTGGATGAACGACACTCTGCGTTACATGGAGGAAAAGCCGGTCAACCGCAAGTGGCACCACGGAGAACTCACGTTCTCCCTCGTGTATGCCTTCTCCGAGCACTTCCTGTTGCCGCTCTCCCACGACGAGGTCGTGCACGGCAAGGGCTCCCTCTACTCGAAGATGCCCGGCGACCACTGGCAGAAGCTAGCCGGCGTTCGTCTCCTGCTCGCCTACCAGTGGTCCCACCCGGGTAAGAAACTGTTGTTTATGGGGCAAGAATTCGCTCAAATCGACGAATGGAACTCCGGCAAGGGCCTTGACTGGTGGCTCACCGATAACCCTGGCCACGACGGCGTGATGACGTGCGTCAAGCGCCTCAACGAGATTTACACCGAGCACCCCGCATTGTGGAGCGACGACTTCACCAACCACGGCTTCGAATGGCTCGAAGTCAACGACTCCGACCACAACGTGCTGGCATACCTTCGCAAGTCCGCAGACGGGGAAGACATGGTGGCGGCAATCTGCAACTTCTCCGGCATCCCCCACAACGACTACCGAATCGGTCTGCCCACCGCGGGCGTATGGGAGGAAGTGCTCAACACCGACGCCGTCGAGTACGGCGGCTCGGGCGTGGGCAACCTCGGCCAGGTACAGACCGAGGCCGTTGAGTGGGCCGGGCGTGCTCAGTCCGCGATCATGCAGCTACCGCCCTACGGCGTCGTATACCTGACACCGCAGAAGTAA